One Nicotiana tomentosiformis chromosome 4, ASM39032v3, whole genome shotgun sequence genomic window carries:
- the LOC138910189 gene encoding protein FAR-RED ELONGATED HYPOCOTYL 3-like: MAEIQKLHGLDFGYHKAWRAIQRASALIRETPEKNYELLSSYLYMMKSKNSGTYTNIKIDDNNRFLYMFYAYASSIAGWNYCSPVIAVDVTFLKSKYRGVLITSVSKDANNQIFPLAFGIAESKNNNSYEWYFCELRNAIGSRDNLIFLSDRHQSIAHGIAKVYP, translated from the exons ATGGCAGAAATACAAAAATTGCATGGACTAGACTTTGGTTATCACAAGGCGTGGCGTGCTATTCAACGTGCTTCAGCTTTAATAAGAGAAACTCCTGAAAAGAATTATGAATTATTGTCTTCATACTTGTATATGATGAAAAGTAAAAATTCGGGAACATACACTAACATAAAGATAGACGACAACAATAG GTttctttatatgttttatgcATATGCATCATCAATAGCTGGTTGGAATTATTGTAGTCCAGTGATTGCTGTTGATGTAACTTTTTTGAAGTCAAAATATCGTGGTGTTTTAATAACTTCAGTTTCAAAGGATGCAAATAACCAAATATTCCCACTAGCCTTTGGAATTGCAGAATCTAAAAATAATAATTCCTATGAGTGGTACTTTTGTGAGCTTCGCAATGCAATTGGGAGCCGtgacaatttaatttttttatcggaCAGGCATCAATCTATTGCACATGGCATTGCAAAGGTATATCCTTAA
- the LOC138910190 gene encoding uncharacterized protein → MMPIKVRWNFHDMLNVKSFETARKEDGVDYHDDEISKERSGGQSQDIENTQGTSISEIICKCIEGTYDISTPLSLTDNIGSQKNASQDNNLTGIILTVAKESCELAIEEHGEQLQDKENASNMSTLLSVKEIQEGSVANTSIDCVLNIQTNVYVVLLAKQNKNEVVNQYTRKRKRDSIGFDGPSFAILTPTSPTTQMSIDEGLSMEVEGMLKKSLGQTDIYAEDNGMRKNPYKLYHQKISRKMFFLELADSSFVLDDKHIDIALYYLRKKECYHPCPHPFRCTTTDILFDNYMLIVYKDFNEDASDLFWCDDNQLVLTPYVWGDNRRCGIAWTEVDKIFFPCRLPSEDNDVVTHFLLGVLDMNERKIDVYDSIYSEPYEQGMKHIEMYARMIPHLLKFAQFEKNHKSFGNAFNKFDIQWQRSPHQTGSTDCGAFLIKYVELLMMGKDVEKFQPEDISNFRKVLTANLWAHGEWKINSDYDTPPENVGDDYDSENETFCPKEL, encoded by the exons ATGATGCCAATCAAGGTTAGATGGAATTTTCATGACATGTTGAATGTTA AATCTTTTGAAACTGCAAGGAAAGAAGATGGAGTGGACTATCATGATGATGAAATTTCAAAAGAGAGAAGTGGAGGACAATCTCAAGACATAGAAAATACCCAAGGAACAAGCATAAGTGAGATTATTTGCAAATGTATAGAAGGAACGTATGATATCTCTACACCTCTCTCTCTTACAGACAATATTGGAAGCCAAAAAAATGCTAGTCAAGATAATAATTTAACTGGCATAATCCTGACAGTTGCAAAAG AATCTTGTGAACTTGCAATCGAAGAACATGGAGAACAgttgcaagataaagaaaatgcAAGCAATATGTCAACACTATTATCtgttaaagaaatacaagaaggcaGCGTGGCCAACACAAGTATTGATTGTGTCCTTAATATT CAAACTAATGTATATGTAGTGTTGCTTGCAAAGCAAAACAAAAATGAAGTCGTTAACCAATATACTAGGAAAAGGAAGAGAGATAGTATTGGTTTTGATGGTCCATCATTTGCTATTCTTACTCCTACTTCTCCGACTACACAAATGAGCATTGATGAGGGTTTGTCTATGGAGGTTGAAGGAATGTTAAAGAAGAGCTTG ggACAAACTGATATATATGCTGAGGATAATGGTATGAGAAAGAATCCATATAAATTGTACCATCAAAAAATCAGTAGAAAAATGTTCTTCCTTGAGCTTGCAGATAGTAGCTTTGTACTTGATGATAAG CATATTGACATTGCCCTGTATTATTTGAGAAAGAAGGAATGCTACCACCCTTGCCCCCATCCTTTTCGTTGCACAACTACAGATATACTTTTTGATAACTATATGCTAATTGTGTATAAGGATTTCAATGAAGATGCTTCAGATTTATTTTGGTGTGATGATAATCAGTTGGTTCTCACACCATATGTGTGGGGTGACAATCGTAGATGTGGAATTGCTTGGACAGAGGTTGACAAAATCTTTTTTCCATGTCGGCTTCCTTCAGAAGATAATGATGTTGTGACACATTTTCTTTTGGGGGTATTGGACATGAATGAGAGAAAGATTGATGTGTACGATTCCATATATAGTGAGCCATATGAGCAAGGAATGAAACACATTGAAATGTATGCACGCATGATCCCCCACTTGCTAAAGTTCGCacagtttgagaaaaatcacaagtCTTTTGGAAATGCATTCAACAAATTTGATATTCAGTGGCAAAGATCACCACACCAAACTGGATC GACTGATTGTGGTGCATTCCTAATCAAGTATGTGGAGTTGTTGATGATGGGAAAGGATGTGGAGAAATTCCAACCTGAGGACATATCAAACTTCAGAAAAGTACTTACAGCAAATCTTTGGGCACATGGAGAGTGGAAAATAAATTCTGATTATGATACACCACCAGAAAATGTCGGTGACGACTATGATAGTGAAAATGAAACTTTCTGTCCAAAAGAGTTGTAG